The Prosthecobacter sp. SYSU 5D2 nucleotide sequence AGTGCTCATGACACCGCCACTATAACAAACGCGCTTTTACCCAGGAAATACCGCTGGAACCCTTGATTTATCAGGCTTCATGTCGCCTGACCCCGTTTCACTGACCCCATTACCCCGTTACTGACTAATCAGCTTTTTGGCAAAATTCTCAGGCAGAGTTTGATTCCCGGCCTGCTTTCTGTTTGGTTATCTCTAAAATGGAGCCCCTTAGCCCGCCACTGCCAGACGAACCTTTCCAGTTTACGGAAAGGCAACGAACTGTGTTTGATTTGCTGGAGCACGTATCTGAAGGTCATGAACATTTTGGCCGGTGGTATCTAGGCGCGTTGCAAGCCGTGCGAACTGAGACCGCAGACGCACTAGCCCAGTCTGCTCATTCCATTCGTGAGATCTGTGACCGTCTACCCTCGAGAATTGGAGTTCCAATGTTTGAGACTCCCATGCCTAAAACCCGTAAGGCAGTTAACAGTCTCCTCAAATTGCGAGTTTCAGACTATTCCAACGGGTGGAACGGCCAAATCATCACCGACTCACTGTCAGAAATATTGGTCGAACTTGAATCTCTTCGACCAATATTTGAGGCTACACCGCGAACTCATCGTTTGAAGGCCGCTCTCGAGATGCGGGATCCCTACAGTAAGGGAATAGCCCCTGAACATCGCAAGGCACGCGACAGGGCATTCAAGAGTTTGGGGGAGTATTTCCAAAATGTGGCGCACCACAACACCTTAGCGGAACAAAGCGATTTCAATTCAAAAATTGCCTCTTTCGAAGATATTCTCATCTCATACCTGACGCCCGTATCGGTGGCGCAGCAAAATGAAATCTTGAAAATAATCGAATGCCCATCAACAACAACCGCTGAAGAACGGCTTAACTTCCTGCTCCTACACAATGGCGCTAATCTCATTTTCTTTCTAGAGCGATTAGCGGACATCAGTTGGTTACCATTCATGGAAAGGCTAGGTTTATTCAGCCGATTACAGGAGGCGGAAATTACCGAAGAAGGAACAATTTATCGGGCGGATCGGACACTGTCCTGTCTAGCCCGACTATCACATAAGGCCCCCGCAAAAGTGCTTGGTATTTTAAAACGCCTGCCTCAATCATCGAATCCGCAAGTCCCAGACCAGATTATGCGGTGTATAGCTGGGATTGAGGACCAATCTCTCATCCCAGACTGTCTAAAACTTCTCAAGAAGCTCCTGAAACAACCTGGGAGACATGGGTGGATATGGATTGAAGAAATACTCAAGAAATGGACCGGCTGGCGTAATACTAATGAAACCATTGATCTAATAGGAGAATATATTCATTCTCAGATTAGTCAGCAGCAAAATCGATATGAATCAGGCGGTGGTTGGCAATTCAACGAAATAGATCGGCACTTCTTGGAACCTCTTGCCACATTACATCCATTAGCCCTGGCTAAAGTACTTTTTCGAGCGCTCTGTTTCTGGAGACTTCACCACATCGAATTGAGAGCGGCAGAACCTGGCAAACTGGAAGAGTTTTCTGTTGCCAATACTGTAGATATTGCAGCCAACGAACCTCCCACATACAGAATTGAGGACTTTCATCGTCGCAGTTCCCGTAATTATGAATTGGAAGAGATCCTTGCCATTCGCATGTTTTCTATCGGCTCCTTAATTTTCGCAAATGGAAATGAAACCACAATAAGAGAGTTTGACGATTTGCTCCGATCAAACAACTGGGAACTCTTTTCCCGGCTACGATGGCAAATTTATGGTTATTCAGACTTTTCCGTGTGATCGGTATTGAGCAATAATAGTTAGCCAACCGTTCTGCGGGTGCAAAACCCTGAGGGTGGGCTATGAAATCGCATGGACACTGAAGCATGGGAGAAACTGCTGGGAATCAAAGCACCGTGGAGCGTGGCGGAAATGGCGGTGGATGTGGAGAACAAGGAAGTCATGGTGCGGGTCAAATGCGACCGCACCGCCTGGTTGAACGGGCAGCACCCGCTCCATGTGCATGGCTGGGAAAAGCGCCGTTGGCGGCATCTGGACCTGTGGCAGTGCCGCACCATCATTGAGGCGGAAGTGCCGCGTCTGCGCGACCCGGCCACTGGAGCGACCGAAACCGCCGCCGTGCCCTGGGCCGAGGGGCTGAGCCGCTGGACCCTTCAGTTTGAAGCCTGGGCCATCGAAGTGCTGCAGCGCACGCGCAGCATCAGTGACGGCAGCCGCCTGCTGAGGCTGGGCTGGGACGCATGTGACCGGATCATAAAACGGGCGGTGGAACGCGGGCTGCAAAGGCGTGAAACCGTGCAAGTGAGCCTGGTGGGCATTGATGAAAAAAGCTTTGGCAAAGGCCATGACTACATCGCCGTGATGAACGACCTGCAAGAAGCGCGGGTGCTTGAAGTGGTTGAAGGAGCCGGGGCCAAGGAAGTGGAAGCCCTCTGGGAAACGCTCATTACGGAACAGCGGGAGAAGGTGGAGGCCGTGGCCATGGACCGTGGCAAGGCGATGATCTCAGGCACCCGCAAAGCCGTCCCGCAGGCGGCTATCGTGCATGACCGCTTCCACATCAGCGCAGAGCAGAACAAAGCGGTAGACGAGGTGCGCAGAGCCGAGAACAAAAAGCTCATGAGCGAGGGAGACCAAAGGCTCAAAGGCACCAAATATCTGTGGTTGAGCGGGCTGGAGAGAATGGGGGAGGATGCCTTGAAAAGCTTTGAGAGCCTGGTGCAGATCAACCTCAAAACCAGCCGTGCCTGGGAGCTGAAGACGATTTTTGAGGGGTTTTGGAAGCAGCCTGACAAAGCGACCGGACGCGCCTTTTTCAAGAAGTGGAAGAACCGGGCCGTGAGATCGCGGCTGCCGCATTTTGTCAGGCTGGCCCGGAGTCTGGAATCAAGCCTGGAGGAACTGCTCAACTACTTTGACTGGCGCATCACCAACGCAATGAGCGAAGGGTTCAACAGCGTGATCCAGCAGATCAAGGCAGGGGCAAGGGGGTTCCGAAGCTTTGCCAGCTACCGCGCGCGCATCCTGTTTTTTTGTGGCAAACTCGATCTCAAACCCACCTGCTGATCACACAGGAATCTCGGAAGAACCAAATTTATGCTGATCATCCCGTTAGGAGCCTCGAGTGGGTCCGAAAAGATGTCTTGCCGCGTATCCCAAAATTCGGTTACTATGATAGCGCCCACTGCTTTGAAATGGCCCAGATGCTCGAAACTCAAAGTATCGCAAATGGGCCAAGCTTTCTCAGTCCAGCAGAGATCCAAGAATACTATGAAAGTGTTATGGCAGGCCCGTTTAACTACGAGGGCGAGCAGGTCGTAAAGGAACCTTATGTTCAGATATTTCAGAGGAAGCAACTGCACCCAATTCGCAGTTTGCTTTGCGGATACCCCCTAGAAAACTTCGGCGCACTGGCAAAAGACAATTTCGACTTGCAGATGACAAGTTATAAACAATTCTCTTCCGGCGGCGAGATGCATGAGATAACACATGTCGCACCAAAAGAGGCCGATGGATTGGCCGAGATGACAGAAGATGAATTGTGGTCTTTCCTGAATACTTGGAAACCGGCAACCAATCGTTTCGACTCTGACCAATGGTGGATTGAGGAACACGTCAGCGCTCTTGGGCGAAAGTTTGCACACTTGTTACAATCCGAACCGGCGAGGTTCCAAGCATCCAGGGAGTGGTGGCGAAACCTGATGCGTCCCGACATTCTCTACCCACCGTTGGAAATGGCAACAGTTCGCATTTCAGACCAAACGGACGTACACATGGCTGCTCAGCCTCCCTCACAAAACGAATGGCGCAACTGGTTTGGGCTTGTAGAGTGGATCGCGTCCTCCGGTACAACGGATGCTGAAGAGAGTGGGGACCCACTTCGCACTGAAGGTGACGACTGGAACTGGGCACGGATAATAGCTGTGAAATTCTTGGCAGCAACGATTACTCCTCGCTTTCCTGTACCTGAAAATCTGAGATCACAAATTGGCATCCTCATTCGTCAATTCGTTGTTGCGCCCGATAAAAGGCTAGACTCCAGTGATAAGACAATACTTAAAGATTGGTTCACCACAGCGATCAATTCAGTTCGCGGAACTGCTGTAGAGCAACTCATGCGTTTGGCCTTACAGCAAAAAATAGATCGAAATGGGCAATCACCCGATGATTGGGTGTGGGTACTGATAAGAGACCTTCTCGTCAAGGATGGTCCGTCACAGGCCGTATTCTCGATTATGGGTGCGAGACTGAATATCGCACTCCATCTTTTCGCTGAACAATTCAAACGAGAGCCCTTTCTTCTACTACCAGGTCCAAACAGCGAGGCCCAAATTGCTTTCATTCTTGCCTTGACGAAATATAGCCAAGCACAAGTGGCCTTAATTGAAACGCTTCCCGCTTTTCCGACGTCCGCACTCGAGTGTCTCGTTCAGATGAATGCCAAGGGGCTTCTTGATCGTGAGCAGCAGTCTGGCGATTTTGGAGCACAGCTAGGCACTCATCTAGCGTATTACTTCTGGAATGACGCATATCCATCTTCGTCCGACGGAGACGCAATAATTGAACGTTATTTCGCTGTTGCAGAACCTTCCCAGAGGAGTCGCGCCATTAGTAGCATCGCAAATATTTTCCGCAAAGCTCAAGCAGAGCAGAGGCACGAACGATGCTTCCAGCGAGCCCGCGATCTATGGGACCGCCGATTTTCAATTGTAACACTGCGCCGCACAAACAGCACGTATTCTGCAGAGGATGTGCACGAGGAATTGAGCGCGTTTGTCGAATGGCTTAGCTGCGAGTGTCACCCATTTGAATGGCGCTACGAGCGTGTACTCCAAGCCCTGCGACTTATTGAACGTGCTCCGCAGTCTTCATTAACA carries:
- a CDS encoding ISL3 family transposase — encoded protein: MDTEAWEKLLGIKAPWSVAEMAVDVENKEVMVRVKCDRTAWLNGQHPLHVHGWEKRRWRHLDLWQCRTIIEAEVPRLRDPATGATETAAVPWAEGLSRWTLQFEAWAIEVLQRTRSISDGSRLLRLGWDACDRIIKRAVERGLQRRETVQVSLVGIDEKSFGKGHDYIAVMNDLQEARVLEVVEGAGAKEVEALWETLITEQREKVEAVAMDRGKAMISGTRKAVPQAAIVHDRFHISAEQNKAVDEVRRAENKKLMSEGDQRLKGTKYLWLSGLERMGEDALKSFESLVQINLKTSRAWELKTIFEGFWKQPDKATGRAFFKKWKNRAVRSRLPHFVRLARSLESSLEELLNYFDWRITNAMSEGFNSVIQQIKAGARGFRSFASYRARILFFCGKLDLKPTC